From Humibacter ginsenosidimutans, a single genomic window includes:
- a CDS encoding L-rhamnose mutarotase has translation MTSPQRVCFRLHVRPELLDEYRRRHAEVWPEMLREIEASGRRNYSLFLADDGELIGYFETDDAASSERYLADSAVAARWEAEMGRFFVSLDGRADQASERLTEVFNLDGLLHDIGPDGRLACRSGTDDRT, from the coding sequence ATGACGTCACCGCAACGCGTGTGCTTCCGTCTTCACGTACGCCCCGAGCTGCTCGACGAATACCGTCGGCGCCATGCGGAGGTATGGCCGGAGATGCTGCGAGAGATCGAGGCATCCGGCCGCCGCAATTACTCGCTCTTCCTCGCCGACGACGGTGAGCTGATCGGCTACTTCGAGACGGACGACGCGGCATCCAGCGAGCGCTACCTCGCCGATTCCGCGGTGGCGGCGCGCTGGGAGGCCGAGATGGGTCGCTTCTTCGTCTCACTCGACGGACGCGCCGACCAGGCATCCGAGCGGCTGACCGAGGTCTTCAACCTCGATGGCCTTCTGCACGACATCGGGCCGGACGGCCGCCTCGCATGCCGGAGCGGCACGGATGACCGCACCTGA
- a CDS encoding bifunctional aldolase/short-chain dehydrogenase, protein MTNPTALQLIARSNRLGADSRNTNYAGGNTSAKGSETDPVTGEPVELLWVKGSGGDLGTLTESGLAVLRLDRVRALPEVYPGVEREDEMVAAFDYCLHGKGGAAPSIDTAMHALVDAAHVDHLHPDSGIAFATAADGEQLTKDAFGGRVVWVPWRRPGFQLGLDIAAVKRDNPGAIGAILGGHGITAWGDTSEEAEANSLWIIETAAAHLAEHGHPEPFGSVIDGYEALPEDARRAKAAALAPVLRGLASTDHPVVGHFTDSDVVLDFVARAEHPRLAELGTSCPDHFLRTKVKPLVLDLPANASAEDSIARLRELHEAYRADYTAYYERGAAAARARGEEPPAMRGADPAIVLIPGVGMFSYGADKQTARVAGEFYVNAINVMRGAEAVSSYAPIDEAEKFRIEYWALEEAKLQRRPARKPLATRVALVTGAASGIGLATAKRLAAEGACVVIADLDLERAAAAAAEIGSSDVAVGVQANVTDEAAVQAAVDAALLAFGGLDLVVNNAGLSLSKSLLETTVADWDLQHNVMAKGSFLVSKAAAKVMIDQGLGGDIVYISSKNSVFAGPNNIAYSATKADQAHQVRLLAAELGEHGIKVNGINPDGVVRGSGIFAGGWGAKRAAVYGVPEEKLGEYYAQRTLLKREVLPENVANAVFVLCASDLDHTTGLHIPVDAGVAAAFLR, encoded by the coding sequence ATGACGAACCCCACCGCGCTTCAGCTCATCGCCCGCAGCAATCGTCTGGGCGCCGATTCCCGCAACACGAACTACGCGGGCGGCAACACCTCGGCCAAGGGCAGCGAGACCGACCCCGTCACGGGTGAGCCGGTCGAGCTGCTCTGGGTGAAGGGCTCGGGCGGCGACCTCGGCACTCTCACCGAGAGCGGCCTCGCAGTGCTGCGCCTCGACCGCGTGCGCGCTCTGCCCGAGGTGTACCCGGGGGTCGAGCGCGAAGACGAGATGGTCGCCGCGTTCGACTACTGCCTGCACGGCAAGGGCGGCGCCGCGCCGTCGATCGACACGGCCATGCACGCGCTGGTGGATGCCGCGCACGTCGACCACCTGCACCCCGACTCGGGCATCGCGTTCGCCACTGCGGCAGACGGCGAGCAGCTGACGAAGGACGCCTTCGGCGGCCGCGTCGTGTGGGTTCCGTGGCGCCGCCCCGGCTTCCAGCTCGGGCTCGACATCGCCGCGGTGAAGCGCGACAACCCCGGCGCGATCGGCGCGATCCTCGGCGGGCACGGCATCACGGCGTGGGGCGACACCAGCGAGGAGGCGGAGGCCAACTCGCTGTGGATCATCGAGACCGCGGCGGCCCACCTCGCGGAGCACGGGCATCCGGAGCCCTTCGGTTCCGTCATCGACGGTTACGAGGCCCTGCCCGAGGATGCCCGCCGCGCGAAGGCCGCGGCGCTCGCGCCCGTGCTGCGCGGGCTGGCGTCGACCGATCACCCGGTGGTGGGCCATTTCACCGACAGCGACGTGGTGCTCGACTTCGTGGCTCGCGCGGAGCATCCGCGGCTCGCGGAGCTGGGGACGAGCTGCCCCGACCACTTCTTGCGCACCAAGGTGAAGCCGCTCGTGCTCGACCTGCCGGCGAATGCGTCGGCAGAGGACTCGATCGCGCGCCTGCGCGAACTGCACGAGGCGTATCGCGCCGACTACACGGCGTACTACGAGCGCGGCGCCGCTGCGGCGCGCGCTCGAGGCGAGGAGCCTCCCGCGATGCGCGGTGCGGACCCGGCGATCGTGCTCATCCCGGGCGTCGGCATGTTCAGCTATGGCGCCGACAAGCAGACCGCGCGAGTGGCGGGCGAGTTCTACGTGAACGCCATCAACGTGATGCGCGGCGCGGAGGCCGTCTCGTCGTATGCGCCGATCGACGAGGCGGAGAAGTTCCGCATCGAGTACTGGGCGCTCGAGGAAGCCAAGCTCCAGCGCCGGCCGGCTCGGAAGCCGCTCGCGACGCGCGTCGCGCTCGTGACGGGTGCGGCATCCGGCATCGGGCTCGCCACGGCGAAGCGGCTCGCCGCCGAGGGCGCGTGCGTCGTGATCGCCGACCTCGACCTCGAGAGGGCGGCCGCCGCGGCCGCAGAGATCGGCTCGAGCGACGTCGCCGTCGGCGTGCAGGCGAACGTCACCGACGAAGCCGCCGTGCAGGCTGCCGTTGATGCCGCTCTGCTCGCGTTCGGCGGCCTCGACCTGGTGGTGAACAACGCCGGTCTGTCGCTGTCGAAGTCGCTGCTGGAGACGACGGTCGCCGACTGGGACCTGCAGCACAACGTGATGGCGAAGGGCTCGTTCCTCGTCTCGAAGGCTGCGGCAAAGGTGATGATCGATCAGGGACTCGGCGGCGACATCGTCTACATCTCGTCGAAGAACAGCGTCTTCGCCGGCCCGAACAACATCGCCTACTCGGCCACCAAGGCGGACCAGGCGCACCAGGTGCGGCTGCTCGCCGCCGAGCTCGGCGAGCACGGCATCAAGGTGAACGGCATCAATCCCGACGGCGTCGTGCGCGGCTCCGGCATCTTCGCCGGCGGCTGGGGCGCCAAGCGCGCCGCCGTCTATGGCGTGCCCGAGGAGAAGCTCGGCGAGTACTACGCGCAGCGCACCCTGCTCAAGCGCGAGGTGCTGCCCGAGAACGTCGCCAACGCGGTGTTCGTGCTCTGCGCCAGCGACCTCGACCACACGACCGGACTGCACATCCCCGTCGACGCCGGCGTCGCCGCGGCGTTCCTGCGGTGA
- a CDS encoding alpha/beta hydrolase fold domain-containing protein — MSASTPSDDTITAATITTEDRVLDGPHGELPVRIYRPTERAAAGLVWLHGGGFWAGDLDMAEGDWVARAFASRGIVVVSVDYRLAPALEPDQASRGDVHYPTASQEAAFAFGWAVTSGPASGAWAFGGASAGGNLATGATLRLIAEGGPIPALAVLAYPTLLAVQPAPDATLRAALDADPVADHFGPDAVRRMYENYLGGPAEDADTMAAPGIATPAELRDFPPTIMINSEVDELRVSGEAFAATLRAAGVDIDVSTEPGTVHGHLNRPEEAAATASIERFAARIAALSPLTSEGTTA, encoded by the coding sequence ATGAGCGCGTCCACACCGAGCGACGACACGATCACAGCAGCCACCATCACCACCGAGGATCGGGTGCTCGACGGACCGCACGGCGAACTGCCCGTGCGCATCTATCGGCCGACCGAGCGAGCCGCCGCAGGGCTCGTGTGGCTGCACGGCGGCGGCTTCTGGGCCGGTGACCTCGACATGGCCGAGGGAGACTGGGTCGCGAGGGCTTTCGCGTCCCGCGGCATCGTCGTCGTCTCGGTCGACTATCGCCTGGCGCCGGCTCTGGAGCCCGACCAGGCGTCGCGCGGCGACGTTCACTACCCGACCGCCTCGCAGGAAGCGGCGTTCGCCTTCGGGTGGGCGGTGACATCCGGACCGGCGTCCGGCGCGTGGGCGTTCGGCGGCGCAAGCGCCGGCGGCAACCTCGCGACCGGCGCGACGCTGCGCCTGATCGCCGAGGGTGGACCGATTCCCGCGCTCGCGGTGCTGGCGTATCCGACCCTGCTCGCGGTGCAGCCCGCACCGGACGCCACGCTGCGTGCCGCCCTCGACGCCGACCCGGTGGCCGATCACTTCGGCCCTGACGCGGTGCGGCGCATGTACGAGAACTACCTCGGCGGCCCGGCGGAGGATGCCGACACCATGGCCGCCCCCGGCATCGCGACGCCCGCCGAGCTGCGCGACTTTCCGCCGACGATCATGATCAACAGCGAGGTCGACGAGCTGCGGGTCTCCGGTGAGGCGTTCGCCGCCACCCTGCGCGCTGCCGGCGTCGACATCGACGTCTCCACGGAGCCGGGCACCGTTCATGGACACCTGAACAGGCCGGAGGAAGCGGCTGCAACGGCATCCATCGAGCGTTTCGCCGCGCGCATCGCGGCGCTGAGCCCACTGACCTCAGAAGGAACCACCGCATGA
- the rhaI gene encoding L-rhamnose isomerase, whose amino-acid sequence MTIPSATLDLLSQQAIELPSWAFGNSGTRFKVFGQAGVPRDPFEKISDAAQVHKHTGLAPSVALHIPWDKVPSYSDLRRHAEDNGVKLGTVNSNTFQDDDYKLGSVTHSDPRIRQKAIDHHLECIDIMNETGSRDLKIWLADGTNYPGQDDMRSRQDRLHDSLSAIYERLGEHQRLVLEYKFFEPAFYHTDVPDWGTSYAQVSALGDKAVVCLDTGHHAPGTNIEFIVMQLLRLGKLGSFDFNSRFYADDDLIVGAADPFQLFRIILEVVRGGGYANPDVAFMLDQCHNIEKKVPGQIRSVLNVQEMTARALLVDRDALGAAQASGDVLAANGIVMDAFYTDVRGDLADWRESRGLPADPMSAYAASGYQQRIEQERVGGTQAGWGA is encoded by the coding sequence ATGACGATTCCGTCGGCCACCCTCGACCTGCTGTCCCAGCAGGCCATCGAGCTCCCCAGTTGGGCGTTCGGCAACTCGGGCACCAGGTTCAAGGTGTTCGGTCAGGCCGGGGTTCCTCGCGACCCGTTCGAGAAGATCTCGGATGCCGCGCAGGTGCACAAGCACACCGGTCTCGCACCGAGCGTGGCGCTCCACATCCCGTGGGACAAGGTGCCCTCGTACTCCGATCTGCGCAGGCATGCCGAAGACAACGGTGTGAAGCTCGGCACGGTCAACTCGAACACGTTCCAGGACGACGACTACAAGCTCGGCTCGGTGACGCACTCCGACCCGCGCATTCGCCAGAAGGCGATCGATCACCACCTCGAGTGCATCGACATCATGAACGAGACCGGAAGCCGCGATCTCAAGATCTGGCTGGCCGACGGCACCAACTATCCGGGCCAGGACGACATGCGCTCCCGGCAGGACCGCCTGCACGACTCGCTGTCGGCGATCTACGAGCGGCTCGGCGAGCACCAGCGCCTCGTGCTGGAGTACAAGTTCTTCGAGCCGGCGTTCTATCACACCGACGTTCCGGACTGGGGCACGTCGTACGCGCAGGTCAGCGCTCTCGGCGACAAGGCCGTGGTGTGCCTCGACACCGGGCATCATGCGCCGGGCACCAACATCGAGTTCATCGTGATGCAGCTGCTGCGCCTCGGCAAGCTCGGCTCTTTCGACTTCAACTCGCGGTTCTACGCCGACGATGACCTGATCGTGGGCGCGGCGGATCCCTTCCAGCTGTTCCGCATCATCCTCGAGGTCGTGCGCGGCGGCGGATACGCCAACCCCGATGTCGCGTTCATGCTCGACCAGTGTCACAACATCGAGAAGAAGGTCCCTGGGCAGATCCGTTCGGTGCTCAACGTGCAGGAGATGACGGCGCGGGCGCTGCTCGTCGATCGTGACGCGCTCGGCGCCGCGCAGGCATCCGGTGACGTGCTGGCCGCGAACGGCATCGTGATGGATGCCTTCTACACGGATGTGCGCGGCGACCTCGCCGACTGGCGGGAGTCTCGAGGGCTTCCCGCCGACCCGATGTCGGCCTATGCGGCATCCGGCTATCAGCAGAGGATCGAGCAGGAGCGCGTCGGCGGAACCCAGGCAGGATGGGGCGCATGA
- a CDS encoding carbohydrate ABC transporter permease codes for MTFRRFTRKYLLGIIAILVSVVVFLVPFIFIVLQAAKDPKQAGLMGFTWPTDWQISKNFIDVIQTNDYQLLAAFINSIVLTVVSVAIMVVFAAMVGYLLQRKRTRLNHLVNFLVLAGLIVPPAVVPTIWVLQGLGIFDTLVGMILVEATFGLSFAILLFRAFVATIPRELDEAAIIDGAGAMRLFFQVILPLLRPVVVTVVVVQAVAVFNDFTGPLYFLPGSDNPTVQLTLYNFQSQSVSQFNLLFMNILLITIPPLIMYIFFNRQIVAGMTSGAVKG; via the coding sequence ATGACGTTCCGGCGGTTCACCCGCAAGTACCTGCTCGGGATCATCGCGATCCTCGTGTCGGTGGTCGTCTTTCTCGTGCCGTTCATCTTCATCGTTCTGCAAGCGGCGAAGGACCCGAAACAAGCGGGTCTGATGGGCTTCACCTGGCCCACCGACTGGCAGATCTCGAAGAACTTCATCGACGTCATCCAGACGAACGACTACCAGCTGCTTGCCGCGTTCATCAACAGCATCGTGCTCACCGTGGTGAGCGTGGCCATCATGGTGGTCTTCGCCGCCATGGTCGGCTACCTGCTCCAGCGCAAGCGCACCAGACTGAACCATCTGGTCAACTTCCTCGTGCTCGCCGGGCTGATCGTGCCGCCCGCCGTGGTGCCGACCATCTGGGTGCTCCAAGGACTCGGCATCTTCGACACGCTGGTGGGGATGATCCTGGTCGAGGCGACCTTCGGGCTCTCCTTCGCGATCCTGCTGTTCAGGGCCTTCGTCGCGACGATCCCGAGAGAGCTCGACGAGGCGGCGATCATCGACGGCGCGGGAGCGATGCGGCTGTTCTTCCAGGTGATCCTGCCCCTGCTGCGTCCCGTGGTCGTGACCGTGGTCGTCGTGCAGGCCGTCGCGGTCTTCAACGACTTCACCGGCCCGCTGTACTTCTTGCCCGGCAGCGACAACCCGACGGTGCAGCTGACGCTCTACAACTTCCAGAGCCAGTCGGTGAGCCAGTTCAATCTGCTGTTCATGAACATCCTGCTCATCACGATTCCGCCGTTGATCATGTACATCTTCTTCAACCGGCAGATCGTCGCAGGCATGACGAGCGGCGCCGTCAAGGGCTGA
- a CDS encoding nucleotidyltransferase domain-containing protein: MEHQERALAAYVDDVRDDDDVLAVILVGSLARGTERETSDVDVYLVVTDERFARATRDSSFAWTARNGVDYPGSYIDVKLASPAYLATAAERGDDPTRASFAGARIAFSRERSFDGLLAKIVRLDDDAWDERVRSHVAQARLYGGYFLVQGEQRGDSFLARHAAVHLALAAARAALAAAHVLMPGPKYISGLVRSVPSPEGFVDAWQHAVDEPGLTTGSELLNRLTDWLGHGITPDEALSTFIRDNELTWLRGGVPAEYL; this comes from the coding sequence ATGGAGCATCAGGAGCGGGCGCTCGCGGCCTACGTCGACGACGTGCGCGACGACGACGACGTGCTCGCGGTCATCCTCGTCGGCTCGCTGGCGCGGGGAACCGAACGCGAGACGTCCGATGTCGATGTCTACCTGGTCGTCACCGACGAGCGCTTCGCTCGCGCGACGCGCGACAGCAGCTTCGCGTGGACCGCGCGCAACGGGGTCGACTATCCCGGCTCGTACATCGACGTGAAACTCGCGAGCCCCGCCTATCTGGCGACGGCGGCCGAACGCGGAGACGATCCGACAAGGGCGTCGTTCGCCGGCGCCAGGATCGCCTTCTCCCGGGAGCGGTCGTTCGACGGCCTGCTCGCGAAGATCGTCCGGCTCGACGATGACGCGTGGGACGAACGCGTGCGCTCGCACGTGGCGCAGGCGCGTCTGTACGGCGGCTACTTCCTCGTTCAGGGCGAGCAGCGCGGAGACTCGTTCCTCGCTCGCCACGCCGCGGTGCACCTCGCGCTCGCGGCGGCGCGGGCCGCGCTGGCGGCCGCGCACGTGCTGATGCCCGGTCCGAAGTACATCTCGGGCCTGGTGCGCTCCGTTCCTTCCCCGGAAGGCTTCGTGGATGCCTGGCAGCACGCCGTCGATGAACCGGGCCTCACCACAGGCAGCGAACTGCTGAACCGCCTGACCGACTGGCTCGGGCACGGCATCACGCCCGACGAGGCGTTGTCGACGTTCATCCGCGACAACGAGCTCACCTGGTTGCGCGGCGGCGTGCCCGCCGAGTACCTCTGA
- a CDS encoding alpha-L-rhamnosidase, whose protein sequence is MAHLDRLRVDHLDRPMAIARCSPAFFWHVVADDADDASTLGQAGYRIRILEAANGRVAGEPVADTDWIDAADSVAVSVPGFVGEPGTEYTWELAVRLAGDEREVRASGKFGIGLDTWDAPWFEPRQEPVLVEGPMTLGPDSFAPAAGAPAPSERLHPPRFLRQEFTITEAPVAARLRISSQGVNCSSLNGVPASDELFEPGYESYQHSISVHTHDVTSLVHAGSNALGVILGDGWYAGRISILGRSAQYGRILRATWRLELTFADDSRTVITPDETVLSSRGPIDWSDIFIGERYDARREIPGWDSPGFDAAGWEPGTVVVAGAPEVAMPLVPFIGEPVRRVRELTVADILSTPSGETVLDFGQVVAGRVRMTVRGAAGTVVRLEHAEVVDADGNFLDNILGVNKDQADEYVLAGHASGETWEPLFTFHGFRYVKLIGYPGTPLAEDFVAIVIANDLEQTASFASSNARLDRLVENTLWSQRSNFLAVPTDCPQRERAGWTGDLQIFAPTASTLMGVASFLDRWLANLRADQSAHDGVVPIIVPMPPAMDDPVAVDEGLSGIRAAAGWGDAVTIAPWALYRHYGDLRFLADNVGAMRDWVDHQTQSAADVLPPRLRDTDLSDEQRGHHELLWNGPFNFGDWLAPSTLGDGDDELDAMMNAPRLTAELTGPLFQLLSLDLLASAEDELGDTAAAETRRRQAAAVRAAFAAEYVDADGFIAPNMQGIYVLALAFDAVPAGRRDLVIGRLVELIHEAGDHLDTGFVSVPYLLDVLWENGHADLARTLLMQDTAPSWLYEVDHGATTIWEAWHAVHEDGTVDRVSMNHYAFGCVVDWMMRRLAGIDLVEPGYRRSRIAPDLDGVLDSCSAHVDTPYGRLAVDWSRDADAATLRVTVPVGIHADLVLPAGWSSTAPATLEAGVHALSADRVA, encoded by the coding sequence ATGGCCCACCTCGACCGCCTTCGTGTCGATCATCTGGATCGCCCGATGGCCATCGCCCGGTGCTCACCCGCGTTCTTCTGGCACGTGGTCGCCGATGACGCTGACGACGCGTCGACGCTCGGGCAGGCGGGGTATCGCATCCGGATTCTCGAAGCCGCCAACGGACGGGTCGCCGGAGAGCCCGTCGCCGACACCGACTGGATCGATGCCGCTGACTCCGTGGCCGTCAGCGTTCCCGGCTTCGTCGGAGAGCCGGGAACCGAGTACACGTGGGAGCTCGCCGTGCGGCTCGCGGGAGACGAACGCGAGGTGCGGGCATCCGGGAAGTTCGGCATCGGCCTCGACACCTGGGATGCCCCGTGGTTCGAGCCGCGACAGGAACCGGTTCTCGTCGAAGGGCCGATGACGCTCGGCCCGGACTCGTTCGCGCCGGCGGCCGGCGCACCCGCGCCGAGCGAACGGCTGCACCCGCCGCGCTTCCTGCGTCAGGAGTTCACGATCACCGAAGCGCCCGTTGCTGCCCGCCTTCGCATCAGCAGCCAGGGCGTGAACTGCTCGTCGCTCAACGGCGTTCCGGCGAGCGACGAGCTGTTCGAACCCGGCTACGAGAGCTATCAGCACTCCATCTCGGTGCACACGCACGACGTCACGTCGCTCGTGCACGCCGGATCGAACGCACTCGGCGTGATCCTCGGCGACGGCTGGTATGCGGGCCGCATCTCGATCCTGGGTCGCAGCGCGCAGTACGGACGCATTCTGCGGGCCACCTGGCGGCTGGAACTGACCTTCGCCGACGACAGCCGCACCGTGATCACGCCGGACGAGACCGTGCTCAGCTCGCGCGGTCCGATCGACTGGTCGGACATCTTCATCGGCGAGCGATACGACGCCAGACGGGAGATACCGGGCTGGGACTCCCCCGGCTTCGACGCCGCGGGTTGGGAGCCGGGCACGGTCGTCGTCGCCGGCGCACCGGAGGTCGCCATGCCGCTGGTGCCGTTCATCGGCGAGCCGGTGCGGCGGGTGCGCGAGCTGACGGTGGCGGACATCCTCTCCACTCCGTCGGGCGAGACGGTTCTCGACTTCGGCCAGGTCGTCGCCGGCCGAGTGCGCATGACCGTGCGAGGTGCGGCGGGCACGGTGGTGCGACTGGAGCACGCCGAGGTCGTGGATGCCGACGGCAACTTTCTCGACAACATCCTCGGTGTCAACAAAGACCAGGCCGACGAATACGTGCTCGCCGGACACGCGAGTGGCGAGACATGGGAGCCGCTGTTCACCTTCCACGGCTTTCGCTACGTGAAGCTCATCGGCTATCCGGGCACCCCTCTGGCGGAGGACTTCGTCGCGATCGTGATCGCGAACGACCTCGAGCAGACCGCGTCGTTCGCCTCGTCGAATGCTCGGCTCGACCGTCTCGTCGAGAACACGCTGTGGTCGCAGCGGTCGAACTTTCTCGCCGTGCCGACCGACTGTCCGCAGCGCGAGCGTGCCGGCTGGACCGGCGACCTGCAGATCTTCGCGCCGACCGCCTCGACCCTCATGGGCGTGGCGTCGTTCCTCGACAGATGGCTCGCGAATCTGCGTGCGGACCAGTCGGCGCACGACGGGGTGGTGCCGATCATCGTGCCGATGCCGCCCGCGATGGACGATCCGGTGGCGGTCGACGAAGGGCTCTCGGGAATCCGGGCCGCCGCCGGCTGGGGCGACGCCGTGACGATCGCACCGTGGGCGCTCTACCGCCACTACGGGGATCTCCGATTTCTCGCCGACAACGTCGGCGCGATGCGGGACTGGGTCGACCACCAGACCCAGAGCGCTGCCGACGTGCTGCCGCCCCGCCTGCGCGACACGGATCTGAGCGACGAACAGCGCGGCCACCACGAGCTGCTCTGGAACGGCCCCTTCAACTTCGGCGATTGGCTTGCACCGTCGACTCTCGGCGACGGCGACGATGAGCTCGACGCGATGATGAACGCACCGAGGCTCACGGCGGAACTGACGGGGCCGCTGTTCCAGCTGCTCTCGCTCGACCTGCTCGCCTCCGCAGAGGACGAGCTCGGCGACACGGCGGCTGCCGAGACGCGGCGACGGCAGGCTGCAGCGGTTCGGGCCGCCTTCGCTGCCGAGTACGTCGACGCAGACGGGTTCATCGCGCCGAACATGCAGGGCATCTACGTGCTCGCGCTGGCGTTCGACGCCGTGCCGGCCGGCCGGCGCGACCTCGTCATCGGCAGGCTCGTCGAGCTCATCCACGAGGCAGGCGATCACCTCGACACGGGCTTCGTCTCGGTGCCCTACCTGCTCGACGTGCTCTGGGAGAACGGCCATGCCGACCTCGCCCGCACCCTGCTCATGCAGGACACGGCCCCCTCGTGGCTGTACGAGGTCGACCACGGAGCCACCACCATCTGGGAGGCCTGGCATGCGGTGCACGAAGACGGCACCGTCGACCGGGTCTCGATGAACCACTACGCCTTCGGGTGCGTCGTCGACTGGATGATGCGACGCCTCGCCGGCATCGATCTCGTCGAGCCGGGATATCGACGATCACGCATCGCTCCGGACCTCGACGGCGTGCTCGACTCGTGCTCAGCACACGTGGACACGCCGTACGGGCGCCTCGCGGTGGACTGGAGCCGGGACGCGGATGCCGCGACACTGCGGGTGACCGTGCCCGTCGGCATCCACGCGGACCTCGTTCTCCCCGCAGGCTGGTCATCGACAGCGCCCGCCACGCTCGAAGCCGGCGTTCACGCCCTCTCGGCCGACCGAGTCGCGTGA
- a CDS encoding LacI family DNA-binding transcriptional regulator, with product MVSVRDVAIAAGVSVGTVSNVLNRPDRVAAATVERVNAAIADLGFVRNDAARQLRAGRSRSIGLIVLDVGNPFFTDVARGAETRAAADGFSVLLGNSDESTSREGGYLDLFEEQRVHGVLISPVEDDLPRLRTTRERGIPVVLVDREAPDRNFSSVAVDDVAGGRAAAEHLISIGRRRIAFVGGPQSIRQVADRLAGARIAASERAEVALEYIPTSSLTVRAGAEAAKTFLARDPSQRPDAVFAANDLVSIGVLQAAMLTGAKVPDDLAIIGYDDIDFVATATVPLTSMRQPAALIGHTAVDLLLGEAEHGEGFEPQQVVYQPELVVRQSTSG from the coding sequence ATGGTCAGTGTGCGCGATGTTGCGATCGCAGCGGGCGTCTCGGTCGGCACCGTGTCGAACGTGCTCAACAGGCCGGATCGGGTCGCAGCGGCCACCGTCGAGCGGGTCAACGCAGCCATCGCCGACCTGGGCTTCGTGCGCAACGACGCCGCGCGCCAGCTTCGGGCGGGCCGGAGCAGGAGCATCGGGCTGATCGTGCTCGATGTCGGCAACCCGTTCTTCACCGACGTCGCTCGTGGCGCCGAGACCCGGGCTGCGGCCGACGGGTTCTCTGTGCTGCTCGGCAACAGCGACGAGTCCACCTCCCGCGAGGGCGGCTACCTCGACCTCTTCGAAGAACAACGGGTGCACGGCGTGCTCATCAGCCCCGTCGAAGACGACCTCCCGCGGCTGCGCACGACGCGGGAACGAGGCATCCCGGTCGTGCTCGTGGACCGCGAAGCGCCTGACCGCAACTTCTCGTCCGTCGCCGTCGACGACGTGGCGGGAGGCCGTGCGGCCGCCGAGCACCTGATCTCGATCGGCCGCAGGCGCATCGCGTTCGTGGGCGGTCCGCAGTCGATCAGGCAGGTCGCCGATCGACTCGCGGGCGCGCGCATCGCCGCCTCGGAACGTGCAGAGGTGGCTTTGGAGTACATCCCCACCTCGTCGCTCACCGTTCGTGCGGGAGCCGAGGCGGCGAAGACCTTCCTCGCCAGGGACCCCTCGCAGCGGCCCGACGCGGTGTTCGCGGCCAACGACCTGGTCTCCATCGGTGTGCTGCAGGCCGCGATGCTCACGGGCGCCAAGGTTCCCGATGACCTCGCGATCATCGGGTACGACGACATCGACTTCGTCGCGACGGCGACGGTGCCGCTCACCTCGATGCGGCAGCCGGCCGCCCTCATCGGACACACCGCCGTCGACCTGCTGCTGGGTGAGGCGGAGCACGGCGAGGGTTTCGAGCCTCAGCAGGTCGTGTACCAGCCGGAACTCGTCGTGCGTCAGTCGACGAGCGGCTGA